The Ensifer adhaerens genome contains a region encoding:
- a CDS encoding sugar ABC transporter ATP-binding protein — MSIVLENITKQWPGTLALDGVSIEIVEGRVHGIVGENGAGKTTLVSILSGAVQPTAGTLSMAGQPVAFENPAAAVANGVSLVSQEGSLVPHLTGAENICLGFEPVKSRFFINRREVQRQAEELAKQWFPETAIALNRKVDELPYADQKVIEILRALHSRPKVLILDEPTATLPAKEKQSLWTLIRQLSDAGMAVVLISHFLQEVIDLCDEITVLQDGRKVSHLSNAGHEVTERQLIDLMLNRGQAGNQHRLLDGTLTERTLAADAEIVVDIEGWQGERFHVNGLEVRSGEIVGLIGLTGSGHFEFAQSLFEPRLATAGRYRFKSKDVGRASVRDMKRCGAALIPDHRMINAMIGDWTVRENMSMAGIQETSLKPFGIVQNGRERAETHRLIKRLNIKTSSAETKIVELSGGNKQKVSVAKWQFASEGKYKLFVFLEPTEGVDVGAKREIHDLIVALAERGAAVIVASSDLLEIAHVADRVVAFRNGRDADQIARRDFSEAVFINAIAGVTQ, encoded by the coding sequence ATGTCGATTGTTCTTGAGAACATCACCAAGCAATGGCCGGGCACGCTCGCGCTCGATGGCGTATCCATCGAGATCGTCGAGGGTCGCGTGCATGGCATCGTCGGCGAGAACGGCGCCGGCAAGACGACGCTCGTCAGTATCTTGAGCGGTGCCGTCCAGCCGACGGCCGGCACGCTCAGCATGGCGGGCCAGCCGGTCGCTTTCGAAAACCCGGCGGCGGCCGTGGCAAACGGCGTTTCGCTCGTATCACAGGAGGGCAGCCTCGTTCCGCATCTGACCGGGGCGGAGAACATCTGTCTCGGCTTCGAGCCGGTGAAGAGCCGGTTCTTCATCAACCGACGCGAGGTTCAGCGGCAGGCGGAAGAGCTGGCGAAACAGTGGTTTCCGGAAACGGCAATCGCGCTCAACCGCAAGGTCGACGAGCTTCCCTATGCCGACCAGAAGGTCATCGAAATCCTTCGCGCCTTGCACTCGCGCCCAAAGGTTCTGATCCTTGACGAGCCGACGGCGACGCTGCCGGCCAAGGAAAAGCAGAGCCTCTGGACGCTGATCCGCCAATTGTCCGATGCCGGCATGGCGGTCGTCCTCATCAGTCACTTCCTGCAGGAGGTCATCGATCTTTGCGACGAGATCACCGTGCTGCAGGACGGCCGCAAGGTGAGCCACCTTTCCAATGCCGGGCACGAGGTCACCGAGCGTCAGTTGATCGACCTCATGCTCAATCGCGGTCAGGCCGGCAATCAGCATCGTCTGCTCGATGGCACATTGACGGAGCGCACACTCGCGGCCGACGCGGAGATCGTCGTCGATATCGAGGGCTGGCAAGGCGAGCGTTTCCATGTGAACGGCCTTGAAGTTCGCAGTGGCGAGATCGTCGGTCTGATCGGCCTGACCGGTTCGGGGCATTTCGAATTCGCCCAGTCGCTGTTCGAGCCGCGCCTGGCGACGGCCGGTCGATACCGGTTCAAGAGCAAGGACGTCGGGCGGGCCAGCGTGCGGGACATGAAACGCTGTGGTGCTGCGCTTATCCCGGATCACCGGATGATCAATGCGATGATCGGCGACTGGACGGTGCGGGAAAACATGTCGATGGCCGGCATTCAGGAGACGAGCCTCAAGCCTTTCGGAATTGTTCAGAACGGCCGCGAGCGCGCCGAGACGCACCGCCTGATCAAGCGGCTGAACATCAAGACGTCGAGTGCGGAGACCAAGATCGTCGAGCTCAGTGGCGGCAACAAGCAGAAGGTCTCCGTCGCCAAATGGCAGTTCGCTTCCGAGGGCAAATACAAGCTCTTTGTCTTTCTCGAACCGACCGAAGGCGTGGACGTCGGCGCAAAGCGCGAGATCCACGACCTCATCGTCGCGCTCGCCGAACGCGGCGCGGCTGTCATCGTGGCGTCGAGCGATCTCCTTGAAATCGCCCATGTGGCCGACCGGGTCGTGGCGTTCAGGAATGGCCGGGACGCCGACCAGATTGCCCGGCGCGACTTCAGCGAGGCCGTCTTCATCAATGCAATTGCGGGGGTAACCCAATGA
- a CDS encoding ABC transporter permease, which yields MTMTTTIAQEKASHPMRIGTLIQKYSTLAVLIILFLAFAIGTDRFFTGTNLVNILQQISMLTIVAVGLTFGFAAKEMDLSVGYVVGLAGLLAPLLMVAGVPIPLSIVGALVAGLAVGLINSALVVGVGVPSLIATLAAGSILWGINFMISGGRAIYGGIPADYLAVGQGKVLGILPYPALIMLVIVGSSWFVMERTTFGRYLYAVGGNARAAELSGIKVRSYRVYGLALSSLFAAISGIILSARLGSGQPNGGETYLLDGLAAVFIGMTMLRPGTATVMGTFFGALLIGIMNNGLNLVGMDTYVQSIVKGIIIVIAVSVVSRTTKLKLL from the coding sequence ATGACCATGACAACGACTATTGCCCAGGAGAAAGCGTCCCACCCGATGCGCATTGGCACACTCATCCAGAAATACAGCACGCTTGCCGTTCTGATCATCCTTTTCCTGGCTTTCGCAATCGGCACGGATCGGTTTTTCACCGGCACCAATCTCGTCAACATCCTCCAGCAGATCTCGATGCTGACCATCGTTGCCGTCGGTCTGACCTTTGGGTTCGCCGCCAAGGAGATGGATCTTTCCGTCGGCTATGTCGTTGGTCTCGCCGGCTTGCTGGCGCCCCTCTTGATGGTGGCCGGTGTGCCGATCCCCTTGTCGATCGTCGGCGCGCTCGTTGCTGGCCTTGCCGTCGGCCTCATCAATTCGGCGCTCGTCGTCGGCGTCGGTGTGCCGTCGCTGATCGCGACACTTGCGGCCGGTTCCATTCTTTGGGGCATCAATTTCATGATCTCCGGCGGTCGCGCGATCTATGGCGGCATTCCCGCAGACTATCTGGCTGTCGGCCAGGGCAAGGTCTTGGGCATCCTGCCCTATCCGGCGCTGATCATGCTGGTCATCGTTGGCAGTTCGTGGTTCGTCATGGAGCGCACGACCTTCGGCCGCTATCTCTATGCCGTCGGTGGCAACGCACGCGCCGCCGAGCTTTCGGGGATCAAGGTCCGTTCCTATCGGGTCTATGGGCTGGCGCTGAGTTCGCTCTTTGCAGCCATTTCCGGGATCATCCTTTCGGCCCGGCTCGGTTCTGGCCAGCCGAATGGGGGTGAAACCTATCTCCTGGATGGTCTGGCCGCGGTGTTCATCGGCATGACGATGCTTCGGCCCGGCACCGCCACCGTCATGGGCACGTTCTTCGGAGCGCTGCTGATCGGTATCATGAACAACGGTCTCAACCTCGTGGGCATGGACACCTACGTGCAGAGCATCGTCAAGGGCATCATCATCGTCATCGCCGTGTCGGTGGTCTCCCGTACGACAAAGCTGAAGCTCCTCTGA
- a CDS encoding SDR family NAD(P)-dependent oxidoreductase, whose translation MNLNLKDKVVIVTGASSGIGLETAKAFLAEGARVLGVSRDMAPVKDLAADDHWRVCQVDLGEKGAGEAAADAALKAFGRIDVLFNNAGICPTRGGFLDVSDEDWAQTFNVNLIGYVRMARAVLPTMLAQKKGVLIHCGSEAGRMPHPLLPDYSTSKAAIALLSKALAREFTPKGVRSNVVAPAHIRTELWDRPGGFLHALAERYGTTIDGAVDAFLAESRLPAGRLGTARDVATAVLYLASDLSEFISGDVINIDGGVIPTT comes from the coding sequence ATGAACCTGAACCTCAAAGACAAGGTCGTCATCGTCACCGGCGCAAGCTCCGGCATCGGGCTGGAAACGGCGAAGGCGTTTCTGGCAGAAGGTGCCCGCGTGCTGGGTGTCAGCCGTGACATGGCGCCTGTGAAAGACCTCGCAGCGGATGACCACTGGCGGGTGTGCCAAGTAGATCTTGGGGAAAAGGGGGCTGGGGAGGCCGCCGCAGACGCGGCACTCAAAGCCTTCGGCCGCATCGACGTGCTCTTCAACAATGCCGGCATCTGTCCGACGCGAGGCGGTTTTCTCGACGTTTCGGACGAGGACTGGGCGCAGACGTTCAATGTCAATCTGATCGGCTATGTCCGCATGGCGCGGGCTGTCTTGCCGACGATGCTCGCACAGAAGAAGGGCGTGCTTATCCATTGTGGTTCGGAGGCTGGGCGGATGCCGCACCCGCTGCTGCCGGATTACAGCACCTCCAAGGCGGCGATTGCCCTTTTGTCGAAGGCGCTTGCCCGGGAATTCACGCCCAAAGGCGTCCGCTCGAATGTGGTCGCGCCCGCCCACATACGCACAGAGCTCTGGGACCGCCCGGGCGGGTTCCTTCATGCGCTTGCGGAGCGCTACGGCACGACGATCGACGGCGCCGTGGATGCGTTTCTCGCCGAATCCAGACTGCCCGCGGGGCGGCTCGGAACCGCCCGCGACGTGGCCACGGCGGTCCTTTACTTGGCCTCGGATCTCTCCGAGTTCATCAGCGGCGACGTGATCAATATCGATGGCGGGGTCATACCCACCACATGA
- a CDS encoding LacI family DNA-binding transcriptional regulator, translated as MDDESNAPTLKDIADAAGVSVASVSKVLNNRGGVGDESRRKILDHAERLGYQVRAARSLIRAGVESTVLVMPAQFYASSAFYEDVIQGVLSEASTSSLRIDVRLVSLDAEIAIGEITDILRDIRPGALVLLGMDHPAMIDRIVDSGIPAVIINGMDRTMRLSCALPDNWSAGWLAAQRLLAAGHREIVHVTIPHRLSLRRRLEGFRVALDEAGIGFDENRHLFDLAAFGLQEPDTTPAIREALQQGRFTDTTAFFCSTDLIAINVMQALEGRGHSVPDDYSVIGVDDIAIAQHSRPPLTTMRIDRSELGRAGIQMLLERINDPEINVRRVNLGVRLVERASVAAPRSRLFVKNG; from the coding sequence ATGGATGACGAATCGAACGCCCCGACACTCAAGGATATCGCCGACGCCGCGGGCGTTTCGGTCGCATCCGTATCGAAGGTGCTCAATAATCGCGGCGGCGTCGGCGACGAAAGCCGGCGCAAGATTCTCGACCACGCGGAGCGGCTGGGCTACCAGGTTCGGGCCGCCCGCTCGCTGATCCGCGCGGGCGTCGAGAGCACGGTGCTGGTGATGCCGGCACAGTTCTATGCGAGTTCGGCCTTCTACGAAGACGTCATCCAGGGCGTCCTGTCGGAGGCCAGTACAAGTTCGCTGAGGATCGATGTCAGGCTCGTCTCCCTCGATGCGGAGATCGCAATCGGGGAAATCACCGACATCCTGCGCGACATCCGACCGGGCGCCCTCGTCCTGCTCGGCATGGACCATCCCGCCATGATCGACCGGATCGTCGACAGCGGTATCCCGGCCGTCATCATCAACGGCATGGACCGCACGATGCGGCTTTCCTGCGCGCTGCCCGACAACTGGTCTGCCGGTTGGCTTGCCGCACAACGGCTGCTTGCGGCCGGTCACCGCGAGATCGTGCACGTGACCATTCCCCACCGCCTGTCGCTTCGCCGCCGCCTCGAGGGCTTCCGCGTCGCGCTGGACGAAGCCGGCATCGGATTCGACGAAAACCGGCACCTCTTCGATCTCGCAGCATTTGGCCTGCAGGAGCCCGACACGACGCCGGCGATACGGGAGGCGCTGCAGCAGGGCCGCTTCACGGACACGACAGCGTTTTTTTGCAGCACGGATCTGATCGCGATCAATGTGATGCAGGCCCTTGAAGGGCGCGGCCACTCTGTTCCAGACGACTATTCGGTCATCGGCGTCGATGATATCGCGATCGCCCAACACAGCCGCCCGCCCCTGACGACGATGCGGATCGACCGTTCCGAGCTCGGCCGCGCCGGCATCCAAATGTTGCTGGAACGGATCAACGATCCAGAAATCAATGTGCGCCGGGTCAACCTTGGCGTTCGCCTGGTGGAGCGCGCGTCCGTCGCCGCACCGAGGAGCAGGCTCTTCGTGAAAAATGGATAG
- a CDS encoding glycoside hydrolase family 88 protein: MRIERNSYFSAVEMVGQRPNRERHQQALERCTAKLLQTMPIIGLRNPKIGLPDQTWSFCGPYDWVVSFQAGQLWLALQLTGDARFLNAARARRSVFRDILRLRDAQDHDLGFQFSLSCVAEWLLTGDQEARDLALEAAGGLLERYRPDGQYIQAWNARSIHGGIRSEFVNGRVIVDTMQNLALLHWAHRETGRYDFAEAANGHAATTLKHLVRADDTSFHTFLFDPASGKPLRGETHQGYADDSCWSRGQAWLIHGYAQCAATTGNPAFLDAARRLAAKAEALMGDDDVPVWDYSVPDAKTAPRDSSAGAIMAAGVFILAGLCEPEEATRWYAFGDRLIGGLLNSCDLTVDPKAEGLLAHGAAHASAGYSDAMLPYGDYYFMEALMRSLGHTRFFW, encoded by the coding sequence ATGCGCATAGAACGAAACAGCTATTTCAGTGCGGTCGAGATGGTCGGCCAACGCCCCAATCGCGAGCGTCACCAGCAGGCTCTGGAGCGCTGCACTGCCAAGCTGCTCCAGACCATGCCGATCATCGGGCTGCGCAATCCGAAGATCGGACTGCCGGATCAGACGTGGAGCTTCTGCGGGCCTTATGACTGGGTCGTGAGCTTTCAGGCCGGCCAACTCTGGCTCGCGCTGCAACTGACCGGCGACGCTCGCTTCCTGAACGCCGCCCGCGCGCGCCGTTCCGTGTTTCGTGACATCTTGCGCCTTCGCGATGCCCAAGACCACGATCTCGGCTTCCAGTTTTCGCTGAGCTGCGTGGCCGAATGGCTGCTGACGGGCGACCAGGAGGCACGCGATCTCGCTCTTGAGGCAGCAGGCGGGCTGCTCGAGCGGTACCGGCCGGACGGACAATACATTCAGGCCTGGAATGCCCGCTCGATCCACGGCGGCATTCGCTCCGAATTCGTCAATGGGCGCGTCATCGTCGATACCATGCAAAACCTCGCGCTGTTGCATTGGGCGCATCGCGAGACCGGTCGCTACGATTTTGCCGAAGCCGCCAACGGCCACGCCGCAACAACCCTGAAACACCTCGTTCGCGCCGACGATACGAGCTTCCATACGTTTCTGTTCGACCCGGCGAGCGGCAAGCCGCTGCGCGGCGAGACCCACCAGGGTTATGCGGACGATTCCTGCTGGTCGCGCGGCCAGGCCTGGCTGATCCACGGCTATGCGCAATGTGCAGCGACGACCGGGAACCCGGCCTTCCTCGATGCTGCTCGGCGCTTGGCGGCGAAGGCGGAAGCGCTGATGGGTGACGACGACGTTCCCGTCTGGGACTATTCCGTGCCTGACGCCAAGACCGCACCGCGCGACAGCTCCGCCGGCGCCATCATGGCCGCCGGGGTCTTCATCCTCGCCGGACTTTGCGAACCTGAGGAGGCCACGCGCTGGTATGCGTTCGGCGATCGCCTGATCGGCGGCCTGCTCAACAGTTGCGACCTGACCGTTGACCCGAAGGCCGAAGGCCTGCTCGCCCATGGGGCGGCCCATGCCAGCGCCGGCTATTCCGACGCCATGCTGCCCTATGGCGATTATTATTTCATGGAGGCACTGATGCGCTCGCTTGGGCACACGCGCTTCTTCTGGTAG
- a CDS encoding carbohydrate ABC transporter permease — protein sequence MSTLGTTERPAAGGRFKFGDSLAGYGFLAPWLVGFFLLTLGPAIASFYLSLTDYSGLGAANWVGAENYVRIATDDPRFWTAMNVTFTFVLLSVPLKLIFALAVAVALNRGLEGLSFFRAIFYLPSLVGGSVAVAVLWRQVFAGDGLLNQALNMLFGFEGPSWISNPSTSLYTLVLLAVWQFGSSMIIFLAGLRQIPQDMYEAASIDGAGKARQFFKITLPLLTPVIFFNAVILTIDAFKAFTSAFVISDGTGGPIDSTLFYTLYLYQEAFTNFRFGYASALAWVLVLIIAFFTAMSFLTARYWVHYDD from the coding sequence ATGTCCACACTGGGGACAACGGAGAGGCCGGCTGCGGGTGGCCGATTCAAATTCGGAGACAGTCTAGCCGGTTACGGCTTTCTGGCTCCGTGGCTTGTCGGCTTCTTTCTGCTGACGCTCGGCCCCGCGATTGCCTCGTTCTATTTGTCCCTGACCGACTACAGCGGTCTCGGCGCCGCCAACTGGGTTGGTGCGGAAAACTATGTGCGCATCGCCACCGACGATCCGCGCTTCTGGACAGCAATGAACGTGACCTTCACCTTCGTGCTGCTGTCCGTTCCTCTGAAGCTCATCTTTGCGCTCGCCGTGGCAGTGGCGCTGAACAGGGGGCTTGAGGGCCTTTCGTTCTTCCGTGCGATCTTTTACCTGCCGTCGCTGGTCGGCGGCAGCGTTGCCGTGGCGGTGCTGTGGCGGCAGGTGTTTGCCGGCGACGGCCTGCTCAATCAGGCGCTCAACATGCTTTTCGGCTTCGAGGGGCCAAGCTGGATCTCTAACCCTTCGACGTCGCTCTACACGCTCGTTCTTCTGGCGGTATGGCAGTTCGGTTCGTCGATGATCATCTTCCTCGCCGGCCTCAGGCAGATCCCGCAGGACATGTACGAGGCGGCCAGCATCGATGGCGCGGGCAAGGCGCGGCAGTTCTTCAAGATCACCCTGCCATTGCTGACGCCGGTCATCTTCTTCAATGCCGTGATCCTGACGATCGATGCCTTCAAGGCCTTCACATCGGCCTTTGTCATCAGCGACGGAACCGGCGGTCCGATCGATTCCACGCTCTTCTACACGCTCTACCTCTACCAGGAGGCCTTCACCAACTTCCGCTTCGGCTATGCCTCGGCGCTGGCCTGGGTCCTGGTGCTCATCATCGCCTTCTTCACCGCCATGTCATTCCTGACGGCCAGGTACTGGGTACACTACGATGACTGA
- a CDS encoding carbohydrate ABC transporter permease, producing MTDATLSTTTIAPRADAAEPSVSPWKRALLYALLVAVSFLMLYPLLWMVASSFKPDSEIFTSTGLIPAEPTVDAYRRGWGGLSVSFGWMFFNSLVISLLVVVGNLFSCSMAAYAFTRLRFKGRSFWFTLMLGTLMMPQHAVLIPQYVLFLKLGWVNSILPLVVPKFLAIDAFFIFLMVQFFRGIPRELDEAAIMDGCGPLRIFLKVILPLSTPVLATAAVFSFIWTWDDFFAPLIYLNDIEKYTAQLGLRTFVDSTGTSDWGSLFAMSTLTVLPIFILFILFQRLLIEGIATTGMKR from the coding sequence ATGACTGATGCAACTCTTTCGACGACCACCATTGCACCCCGCGCCGACGCCGCCGAGCCCAGCGTGTCGCCGTGGAAGCGCGCTCTGCTTTACGCGCTGCTGGTCGCGGTCAGCTTCCTGATGCTCTACCCGCTGCTCTGGATGGTCGCGAGTTCCTTCAAGCCGGACAGCGAGATCTTCACCTCGACAGGGCTGATCCCGGCGGAGCCCACGGTCGATGCCTATCGTCGCGGCTGGGGTGGACTCAGCGTCAGCTTCGGGTGGATGTTCTTCAATTCGCTGGTGATTTCGCTGCTGGTGGTCGTCGGCAATCTCTTTTCCTGCTCGATGGCGGCCTATGCCTTCACGCGCCTGCGCTTCAAGGGACGCTCCTTCTGGTTCACGCTCATGCTCGGCACCTTGATGATGCCGCAACATGCCGTGCTGATCCCGCAATATGTCCTGTTTCTCAAGCTTGGCTGGGTGAACTCCATCCTGCCGCTGGTGGTGCCGAAGTTCCTGGCAATCGACGCCTTCTTCATCTTCCTGATGGTGCAGTTCTTCCGGGGTATCCCGCGCGAACTCGACGAGGCGGCGATCATGGACGGATGCGGGCCGCTGCGGATCTTCCTGAAGGTGATCCTGCCACTCTCCACGCCGGTGCTCGCGACGGCGGCGGTCTTCTCGTTCATCTGGACCTGGGACGATTTCTTCGCGCCGCTGATCTACCTGAACGACATCGAGAAATACACCGCACAGCTCGGCCTGCGCACCTTCGTGGACTCCACGGGGACATCCGATTGGGGTTCGCTTTTCGCCATGTCGACGCTGACGGTGCTTCCAATCTTCATACTCTTCATCCTGTTCCAGCGACTGCTGATCGAAGGCATCGCGACAACCGGCATGAAACGCTGA
- a CDS encoding ABC transporter ATP-binding protein codes for MTTLALNKVKKSFGNLDIIRGVDLAIGSGEFVVFVGPSGCGKSTLLRMIAGLEPISGGELSIGGERMNEKAASERGIAMVFQSYALYPHMSVYKNMSFGLETAKMPKPEIDKRVRKAADILQITHLLDRKPKQLSGGQRQRVAIGRAIVRDPKIFLFDEPLSNLDAELRVQTRVEIAKLHRDIGATMIYVTHDQVEAMTLADRIVVLRAGVIEQHGTPLEIYNRPANRFVAGFIGSPKMNFLDVAAGDVRDGGVSVHIAGRQTLLPTEERVAAGSKVSLGLRPEHIGIDGAGGLELGALTVVHVEHLGGQTIVYGRLVDGQSLTVALDGQRAINAGAALTVSIAAENCHLFDEAGDRIGR; via the coding sequence ATGACGACGCTGGCTTTGAACAAGGTCAAGAAGAGCTTTGGCAATCTCGACATCATCCGCGGCGTCGACCTGGCGATCGGTTCGGGAGAGTTCGTGGTGTTCGTCGGACCATCCGGCTGCGGCAAGTCGACCCTCTTGCGCATGATCGCGGGGCTGGAGCCGATCAGCGGCGGCGAACTTTCGATCGGCGGCGAGCGCATGAACGAAAAGGCGGCGAGCGAGCGCGGCATCGCCATGGTCTTCCAGTCCTATGCGCTCTACCCGCACATGAGCGTCTACAAGAACATGTCCTTCGGCCTCGAAACGGCAAAGATGCCGAAGCCGGAGATTGACAAGCGCGTGCGCAAGGCGGCCGACATCCTGCAGATCACCCATCTGCTCGACCGCAAGCCGAAGCAGCTATCGGGCGGCCAGCGGCAGCGCGTCGCGATCGGCCGGGCGATCGTGCGCGACCCCAAGATCTTCCTGTTCGACGAGCCGCTTTCCAACCTCGACGCGGAGCTGAGGGTCCAGACGCGCGTCGAGATCGCCAAGCTGCACAGGGACATCGGAGCGACGATGATCTACGTCACCCATGACCAGGTCGAGGCGATGACACTTGCCGACCGCATCGTCGTGTTGCGCGCCGGTGTGATCGAGCAGCACGGCACGCCGCTCGAGATCTACAACCGGCCCGCCAACCGGTTCGTCGCCGGCTTTATCGGCTCGCCAAAGATGAACTTCCTCGATGTCGCCGCTGGCGATGTCCGCGATGGTGGCGTTTCGGTCCACATTGCCGGCAGGCAAACGCTACTGCCGACCGAGGAGCGTGTTGCGGCCGGCTCAAAGGTGAGCCTCGGTCTGCGGCCCGAACACATTGGCATCGACGGGGCAGGCGGGCTCGAACTCGGCGCGCTGACGGTCGTGCATGTCGAGCATCTCGGCGGCCAGACCATCGTCTACGGCCGGCTGGTCGACGGGCAGTCGCTGACGGTCGCTCTCGATGGGCAACGCGCGATCAATGCCGGCGCCGCACTCACGGTGAGCATTGCCGCTGAAAACTGCCACCTGTTCGACGAGGCCGGCGATCGCATCGGCCGATAA
- a CDS encoding ABC transporter substrate-binding protein has translation MINRRHFLRNAALFGAGATIATMPAFRAFAEESMRLYWWGTPSRAERTLGAAKLFEAAHSGVKIVGEVGGSDYWAKLTTMIAGGNAPDIFQLEPSRFADYSRRATNLPLSDYLGKVIRTEKLVPGVLDLGTVDGKVTGMPLSLNAFAMIYDADAVAKAGLAPPSAKTTWDDFAKLSIDLTKAMGKKNVWAVGNASRYIFAFEAFLHQRGKKLYTEAGKLGYEASDAADWFGYWESLTKNGGCVPAEIQALDKVLVDSNPLATGNAVMAIAFSNQLPAFQKISKSTLDITSLPVSTAGGPSGLFYRPGLHWSIASTAKNPELAAQFIDFFVNDLEAGKILQVERGVPVNTVVQAAVLPSIDATAKKTVDYVNSIADRVGTYPPAVPLGAGELDERVFRPLADKVAFGQLSPTDAGSELISAADRILKA, from the coding sequence ATGATCAACAGACGCCATTTCTTGCGGAACGCCGCCCTGTTCGGGGCCGGCGCCACGATCGCGACGATGCCGGCATTCCGCGCCTTTGCGGAGGAATCCATGCGCCTCTACTGGTGGGGCACACCCAGTCGCGCCGAGCGCACGCTGGGTGCAGCCAAGCTGTTTGAAGCCGCGCACTCGGGCGTGAAGATCGTCGGCGAGGTGGGGGGCAGCGACTATTGGGCCAAGCTGACGACGATGATTGCCGGCGGCAATGCGCCTGATATCTTCCAGCTTGAGCCGAGCCGCTTTGCCGACTACAGCCGCCGGGCCACCAACCTGCCGCTCAGCGACTATCTCGGCAAGGTGATCCGCACCGAAAAGCTGGTGCCGGGCGTGCTTGATCTTGGAACTGTCGACGGCAAGGTCACGGGCATGCCGCTGTCGCTGAACGCCTTCGCGATGATCTACGACGCGGATGCGGTGGCGAAAGCCGGGCTCGCACCACCTTCGGCAAAAACCACCTGGGATGACTTTGCCAAGCTCTCTATCGACCTCACCAAGGCGATGGGCAAAAAGAACGTCTGGGCGGTCGGAAACGCGTCGCGCTACATCTTTGCCTTCGAGGCGTTTCTGCATCAGCGTGGCAAGAAGCTCTACACAGAGGCGGGAAAGCTCGGCTACGAGGCAAGCGACGCCGCTGATTGGTTCGGCTACTGGGAAAGCCTCACCAAGAACGGCGGCTGCGTGCCGGCCGAAATCCAGGCGCTCGACAAGGTTCTGGTCGACAGCAACCCGTTGGCGACCGGCAATGCGGTCATGGCCATTGCGTTTTCCAACCAGCTGCCGGCCTTCCAGAAGATCTCCAAGAGCACGCTCGACATCACCTCGCTGCCGGTCAGCACTGCCGGCGGTCCCTCCGGTCTCTTCTATCGACCTGGCCTGCATTGGTCGATCGCGAGCACCGCGAAGAACCCGGAACTTGCGGCGCAGTTCATCGATTTCTTCGTCAACGATCTGGAGGCCGGCAAGATCCTTCAGGTCGAGCGGGGCGTGCCCGTGAACACCGTTGTTCAGGCGGCCGTTCTCCCGTCGATTGACGCAACAGCGAAGAAGACCGTCGACTATGTCAACAGCATCGCAGACCGCGTTGGCACCTACCCACCGGCCGTACCGCTCGGTGCCGGTGAGCTTGACGAGCGTGTTTTCCGGCCACTCGCCGACAAGGTGGCGTTCGGCCAGTTGTCGCCGACCGATGCGGGTAGCGAGCTCATCTCGGCGGCCGACCGCATCCTCAAGGCCTGA